atcccagaattgttcaggttggaaaagacctctaagaccATCCAGTCCAACCTGTGATCACCATcttgtcacccagcccagagcactgactGCCAGGTCCAGCTGTGCCTTggccacctccagggatggtcattccaccacctccctgggcagtcccTTCCAGTATTTAACAGCCcattcagtgaagaaattcttcaagCAGCTTCTTGAATCAGTCAAGCAGCTTCTCAATGTTCAGAGCTGTGGAGTGAAGCAGGAAGCCTTTCCCTAATTTCCTTTGCTGGGACAGAATTTTTGTAAGGATTCCTCTCCCAACAGTATCCTTGTGAAATGTAATGACTTTAGGGCATTTGATTCTTGTGGTGGGTGTGCTGATGCACTTATTACACAGGAATTTCAttctctttggggtttttttgagtgtGTGGTTACATTTCACATGTCATTACTGCATGCTGAGGATGCCTGGTGTATCCTTGTGGATCTCATCAGTCACCAGGCCACTCTGGACTAAGCCTTAGAGATTTAATATTAAACAGCAGTGGTCTGAGCTTGTCTTAAGACTCAGTAATGTGAAATGTCACTCTGTGGTCCTTTCTCCCAAAAGCAAGTGAGCAGGTGGCTGTCTTGtttatgaaaacagaaaattccaAGCCTTGATGGCTCGCTCCATAACCTCTAAAGTACTTGGAAAGCAGCTGCAAAAGGGCCTCTATGTCACTCTCAAAAATAAACATCATTCCTTTGATGCCTTCACCTGGCATCCAGCCTTCTGCATCACTTCTGTTTGGGGTTGGCAGCTTCTTCCTTGCACCACAGGGTGATGTAAATCTCCTGGCACCGTTTTGGGAGGGATCTCAGTTCATGGGAACTTGGATTTTTAACAGCAGCCAGATGTGCTGCAGCTCACACAAATGTGCTTTCCAGAGCTGTTAACCATGGGAATTTATTGTCCCAGCACCCCTCATGTCCCAAGGCCACCCTGATGGATACAGGACACAGAGAAAATAGTGGAGTCATTCATCAGAATTATACGTGAAAATCCAGCTTTAATCATGACAAAACACTTGTGTGAGGGGCAGAATTTGCTGATCTGAATTCCTGTGCTGTTGCTTTACCTGCACTTCCCCTCCCTCAGATGCTCCCCTGGaactgcagctccacagcagagcagggtgggtgTCACTGGGGTGGTGTTTCCCCACATGGACCAGCAGGATGCAGCCCTAGGTcagctgtgtgtgacacaaCACGAGGTTTGGTGCCCTCCTTCTGCCAGAGGAAGCTAAAGtctggtgctgctgtgttttctatgaattcagagcagctctggcttcCTGGAAAGccaccctgcacagcagcagcagcgtgggcagcccagagccctgtggagAGCTCAGCCTTGGCTGCTGTGTGGGGAAATAAATCATCAGATGAATgaggctggcagctcctgctgaaggaAGTGCTGGCTTCAGCTCCTCTTTGGGCTCACTCTTGCTTGCAATAACTCCTGCCTAACGTGCACAGGTGCATGGCACTGATTTGCAAAGGGATAATTCAGCCTCTGTTCGTCTGCCAGGGAGCACCTGGGCAGGTGCAGCCTGAGGGAACCCTGGAGCATTGCTGGTGGTGTTTGCTACTGGAGGGATTCTGACCTGGGtcctggagcaggctgggctctgggatgaccctgttGAGGTCATCCTTTGGTTCTTTAAGGTTCTCATCATGCTGTGCTCTGGATGCTGAGCAGAGGGTGTTGGGCAatggctggcactgccatgATGGGgtagagctgctggcagggatggcagagccaCTGAGTCACCCCTCCAGCCCTCTTTCCATGGTGGTTTAAGACCTAAAATGAATAAAGTGAGGGTGGGGGAAGGCAGGGCAAAGAAGGGCACCTGCTGGAAGGACCTGGGTCTCCTCAAGAGCAGGTGAGTCTGCTGAGCATCAGCCTCACCCCTGCTTCACCAATTTAGAGACTGAGGGACACACTTCTGCAGTTCCACAGCTGCACACCAcagaggggtctcagggggaGCATGCAGCCATGGCAGGGCACCATGAtctcagagatcttttccaatcTCTACAGTCCTGTGCTTCCATGACTTTGAAGTGGTACAGACCCACAGTGGGTGCTGTGTCCTCtggccagcctgggctgcttcTGGCTGGGTTTGTGCAGCTGGGCACCTCTTCTTTCACAGCTAAGCCAGACCCAGTCACAGCCATGCTCAGCTCTAAGACTggtgccagctcccagcacctcaGGGCGGGTTGATCAACACCTGGGGCTTTGTAGCAGGAAAGAGATTTCCCTGCCAGGCCCTCTCCAGTCCTGTTTTTCCAGCTTTGCAGGTTTTCTGCACACAGCCCTCCCAGGCTTGCCAGGCTCTCAGCTTTCCTGGCTGggggaggagcagccaggccctgctcacCCACCGTGGGGGTGGGAAAGGACAGGAGCTAGGTTTGGATCTCTCCCAAAAGTGGGGTGAGCCAAAGCTGCTAAGTTCTGTTCTGTGGGAGTCAGGCCAGGGTCAGAGGAAGATGAGCAAGCTGGAGAGGTGTCTGGTGAGTCTGGGCTTTGGTGAGTCTCTGCCTTGTGGCCCTGGCTGAGAGGAGAAGCTGTGGCAcccagcctgagcccagcactgtcACCCCCAGGAGCAGTGTATGAGGAGAGGGTGCTTGTGCTTGTGTTTCTCACAGCCATGACTACCTCAGGTGCTTCAGGTGGTGGCCACTGCATCAGTGCTCATCACGTGGCTTCTCTTGCAGGCTCACAGGAGATTCACATCGATGAGAAAACCCTGAGCCCCCACCTCAGCCTGTCAGAAGACAAGAGAACCCTGACCTTCAGCCCCAAGAAAGCAAAGGTGGACTCGGGCTGCCCCGAGCGGTTTGACCACTGGCCCAACGCTTTGGCCACTGCCCCTTTCCACTCGGGGGTGTGTGCCTGGAAGGTCAGcgtggagcagagctgtgcctacaaGCTGGGAGTGTGCTACAGCTCCGTGCCCAGGAAGGGCTCTGCCAACGAAGGCCGCCTGGGCTTCAACGCCGCCTCCTGGGTGTTCTCACGCTATGACAAAGAATTCCGGTTCCTGCAcgcggggcagccccagcccgtGGAGCTGATCAAGGCCCCCGCAGAGATCGGGGTCCTGCTGGACTTTGCAGGGGGGGAGCTGCTCTTCTACGACCCCGACTCCTGCGCCATCCTCTTCTCCCACCGGCAGCCCTTCCTGGAGCCCGTGTTCCCTGTCTTTGCCGTGGCACACCAGAGCATCTCGCTGGGCCCCcgtgtgtgactgtgtgtgcagtgcccgggggaagggagctggggcagggctgggggctgtgtccAGGGCCCTTCAGACAACACCTGCCTTCACACTACACCTGTCCTCCTGTGTTCTCTGCAGCTTTCCTCTCGTCCCACAGCCTACACCCTGTGCTGGGGTGAGGGGTCTGGCAATGCCTGCATGGCCAGCTGCTCCTAGGTGAATTGTGTGCTTTCTGCCCCACCAAAGGCAGCTTTCCAGTCTGCTGGTGGGCtggaaaaaagaggagaaatagTGAGAGATATTTGTGGAGAAGTGGCAGGGAGGAggcccatggaaagggacacAGTGTGCTCTACAACTCCttggcagagggaggagccagggagggtcaggctctgctcccaagcaacacaagaggaaatggcttcaaggtgtgccaggagaggttcaggttggattgTGGAGAAAATTCCTTCTCTGGAACGGTGGTCAGGCCCTGGCACGGGCTGCCCAAGGCAGTGATGGAGTCACCAACCCTGGAGGGGTTTAAAAGGCAttatggatgtggcacttgatgACATGGTTTAATGGTGGCCTAGGCAGTGTTGGGAGAACAGCTGGACTCCATCCTCGAggtgttttccaacctaaattaaTCTATGATTCCCTgactgggacacagctggagacACTTTTGGGAGGAGCTAccccactgcagagcagggacagcacagggggctGTCCCCTGTGGGGGAACCATGCTGGCACAGGGGCACTGCTCAGGGGCTGTGGCCATGTCCAGGCAGAGGAATGAGCAAAGACCAGCAGAAAGAAGCCAAAACTGAGTGTCCCAAGGCAGTGGGGTTTGAGTGTAACGTGGTGTAAACATGGGGAGCTgatggcagcaggcagggaggaaggagaggtgTAGGCCTGGAGCTGAGCCGGAGAAAGGGGTTTAAAATCATCTTTAAAGGGTCATCTTTATTTCATTACCTGAACCAGTAAAGTTTGTTAATTAGCAATTCAATAAGTGAAATTGCCCCGCTCCAGGCTGTTTTGCCCACAGCAGGAGACCTGCAGGCACCTCCTGGCTGCCTACTGCTGTTGGGAAGGGGGGGATGTTGGTGAGATGGCAAAGCTGGGGTACACTGAGGgtgcagagcctgggcaggggtGCCCTGGGTGTTCTGTGTGGGCAAAGCTTCCCTGGGACAGGGCCACCACTTGCACTGGGGGATGTTTAGGCCTGTCCCCGGGGTGAGTGAGAAGGGATAAACCTCAGTATCTGCCAGAATGAACCTCTGCAGTGACCCAGTCGCAGCCCTGTTAGGGGAAGACACCACAGCTGACCTTCTGTGGTGGTGTTAGAGCCATGAAACACatttgctctgctgctgggcatcagaaatgttttattGCATGGACACTCCTCCTGCTCCATAGGCAGCTCAGActtgctgctcttccctgcccACCTGGCAGAAAGAAATCTCCTGTCAGGACAGTTCAGCACTAGCAGCAGCACTGGACCCCTCGGAACCGCAGCTACTCCTTCTCGATGCGAGCCAGGAGGTGGCTGAGCGTGGGCAGGACGTGCTCGGGGGGCACCTCGGGCCCCTCGGCGTGCCCGGCCGCCCGCAGCAGGAAGCTGTGCATGCCCGCGGCCCGGGCCGCCCGGTAATCCCGGCTGTAGTCATCGCCGATGTGAGCCGCCTGCTCGGGCCGCGCCCCGCCGAGCCGCAGCGCCTGCTCGAAGATCCTCCCGTCCGGCTTGGCGAAGCCCGCGGCCTCGGAGGTGAGCACGAACTCGAAGTGGTGCCGCAGGTTGCAGTTCGAGAGGATGGCTTCCAGCCGCCCGTCGAAGTTGGACACCACTCCCATGCGGAAGCCGAGCTGGCGGCACCGGCTCAGGGTCTCGGCCGCTCccggcagcagctcccagttgTTGGAGCTGCAGTAGTCGCGGTAGAGCTTCTCTGCCAGCTTCGTCAGGGCTGCCTCGTCCTGCACGCCCGAGAGCTTGAAGCTCTGTTTGACAACGTCCAGCCACCACTGCCGGGAGCTGAGCCCCTGGCCGTGGCCGTAGTTGGGGAAGCGCCGGCTCTGGGCTCCGTACACCTCGCGGAAGGAGCGTCCCAGAGCCTCgggctgcacctgcagcccctgggcccGGGCCTCGGCCGCGTAGCTCTGGCCCACGGGCTGCCGCAGCCGCAGCAGCGTGTCCTTCACGTCCCAGGTCAGCAGGCGCAGCCTGAGCATGGCCTCGGCAGCGCCCGGCGACACCGCCGAGCCCGCGGTGCCACTCGCATCCGAGGGCTGCGGGCACACCGGCCTTCTGTCCGCCCCAGGACGAGCGTCGGTGTCCCTCCGGCGGGGCTCAGGGGCACTCTGGGGTCAGCACGGAGACACGGCAGGGAGGGCAAACCCTGCTCCGAGTGCCAGGGGCAAATTCTCCCAGGCCGGGACAGCGACACTCACCACGTGGGTGCCGCAGACGGGGCGAACTGGGGCAGCGGAGCTggacaggggctgggggtcAGGGGCACGGCCGGGCTGTCTGGGGAGGGTGTGCGGGGCACAGCCGGGGTGTCGGGGGCGGGAGCACCGCTAGGACGCAGGTGCGGGCTCACGGTGTCCCCGCGGGTCCCGGAGGTGCGGGGCGGTGCCGGCGCTCACCGGGCCGAGCTCCCGGTGCACGGGGGCTGCGGGCTGGGGGGGCGCGCAGTGCCGGGACCCACCTGCGCCGCTGCCCGGAAGGGCCGCCCCTAACGGTGAACCGGCCCCTAGCGGAGAACCCGCCCCTACCGGAATTCCCTCCCATCCCGGAGAACCCCTCCCTCCCGGAGAACCCGCCCCGGCCGCAATGGCCGCGCTCAGTGCCGGCCCGCCGCCTCCCGCAGCCAGCGCAGAAGCTGCGGTGTGAAGTAGGTGATGATGATGTCGGCCCCTGCGGAGAGACGAGACGCTGGAGCCAGCCCGGGGGCACACGGGGGATAGAGAGGGAGCCACGGGTGTTG
This genomic stretch from Ammospiza caudacuta isolate bAmmCau1 chromosome 21, bAmmCau1.pri, whole genome shotgun sequence harbors:
- the HDHD3 gene encoding haloacid dehalogenase-like hydrolase domain-containing protein 3, which translates into the protein MLRLRLLTWDVKDTLLRLRQPVGQSYAAEARAQGLQVQPEALGRSFREVYGAQSRRFPNYGHGQGLSSRQWWLDVVKQSFKLSGVQDEAALTKLAEKLYRDYCSSNNWELLPGAAETLSRCRQLGFRMGVVSNFDGRLEAILSNCNLRHHFEFVLTSEAAGFAKPDGRIFEQALRLGGARPEQAAHIGDDYSRDYRAARAAGMHSFLLRAAGHAEGPEVPPEHVLPTLSHLLARIEKE
- the BSPRY gene encoding B box and SPRY domain-containing protein, with protein sequence MARAERLRNKLVERCERIQLQSAAIARHVDEVLPAKDQDVQSAASAARELVVQRLLLVGKACENEEQRLLERVHAEEERAHQSILTQQVHWTEALHKLGALRTYLVDMITSLDDQGLLRAEQEIFERTELAEGILEPQESLKLNFNQNCVQSPLLHRLWACAVLCCLTGSQEIHIDEKTLSPHLSLSEDKRTLTFSPKKAKVDSGCPERFDHWPNALATAPFHSGVCAWKVSVEQSCAYKLGVCYSSVPRKGSANEGRLGFNAASWVFSRYDKEFRFLHAGQPQPVELIKAPAEIGVLLDFAGGELLFYDPDSCAILFSHRQPFLEPVFPVFAVAHQSISLGPRV